The following are encoded together in the Euwallacea fornicatus isolate EFF26 chromosome 29, ASM4011564v1, whole genome shotgun sequence genome:
- the LOC136347624 gene encoding nucleolar protein 11 — protein sequence MAKLLSYYCLCPLIDTKNLLGISEDVETGVVIVTLGKNIAIKYRVSDQKQLCSWRTKEKFSSQVVFDKNLQKYVAVFNQNFIRVWGDEEESLDKVKKYKFKQSIYTIVSHNQETFVVFKKGSVYSLSEVLEDRKNFMAAAITELAEIKDFRYISIGNNLYSGFLSKTKNTYTFHWTVYNKFSKNVFTKTNFLVENEELCSWELIISKMNCVNLLTVWSDGKMFLKPLEYEEKPDQKDLFTVIESISAQHSIKIIPLDDNYIAIYGSDPNEEGAVLLIYNTQFKVIQSKQIHKLYSEDAKIWKMFNYILLPVGQNLVVVPFCLESEQLVALIGSHKSMQNKIDSDIALVTEYEVGDWSEEPNKKKIGKVKHKFSLLGNRVEELIRDGHSEATIVEQVIPEILEQNNISLLASALDFFKDIPEKFVASILKNILACNAKQFPTSNKVDQFKNLPKCLLPTERVELLDKILTQNFSETILLPHLKLNLSLDGAILLLQYIIYELSPDGHKLPSMKITETEQCLIKWASLIIDANYQKFILSKDEKIEELLVKCKIIVADHLDILEELKGVVPVLTKFQSLKEGKSFIGGGLADCLYSVEIVEY from the coding sequence ATGGCCAAATTATTATCTTACTACTGTCTCTGTCCCTTAATCGACACCAAGAACTTATTAGGCATTTCCGAAGATGTAGAAACTGGAGTTGTGATCGTAACTTTGGGCAAAAATATCGCTATAAAATACCGAGTTTCCGACCAGAAGCAGCTTTGCAGTTGGAgaaccaaagaaaaatttagttcCCAAGTTGTTTTTGACAAGaaccttcaaaaatatgtAGCTGTCTTTAATCAGAATTTTATTCGTGTGTGGGGAGATGAAGAAGAGTCTTTGGATAAAGTTAAAAAGTACAAATTCAAACAGTCTATTTATACAATTGTGAGTCACAACCAAGAGACTTTTGTAGTGTTCAAAAAGGGGTCCGTTTATTCTTTAAGTGAAGTGTTGGAAGACCGAAAGAACTTTATGGCTGCAGCAATCACTGAGTTAGCAGAAATTAAAGACTTTCGGTATATATCCATTGGAAATAACCTGTATTCAGGCTTCCTTTCAAAGACTAAAAATACCTATACCTTCCACTGGactgtttataataaattttctaaaaatgtgtttacaAAGACAAATTTCTTAGTTGAAAATGAAGAACTTTGCAGTTGGGAGCTAATAATAAGTAAAATGAATTGTGTTAATTTGCTGACTGTCTGGAGTGATGGAAAGATGTTTCTAAAACCATTGGAGTATGAAGAAAAACCAGATCAAAAAGACTTATTCACAGTTATTGAAAGCATTTCAGCACAAcactcaattaaaattattccctTGGATGATAATTATATAGCAATTTATGGGTCAGACCCCAATGAAGAAGGAGCAGTTCTTCTAATTTACAACACCCAATTCAAAGTAATTCAATCAAAACAAATTCATAAGTTGTATTCAGAGGATGCTAAAATATGGAAGATGTTTAATTATATCTTACTACCTGTAGGACAGAACCTAGTAGTAGTGCCATTTTGTCTTGAATCAGAGCAATTAGTAGCCTTAATTGGCAGTCACAAGTccatgcaaaataaaattgacagTGATATTGCACTTGTAACTGAGTATGAAGTTGGAGATTGGTCAGAGGAGCCTAACAAAAAGAAGATTGGGAAAGtcaaacacaagtttagtttGCTTGGGAACAGAGTAGAGGAGCTCATTAGAGATGGACATTCAGAGGCTACAATTGTTGAGCAAGTAATACCAGAAATTCTTGAACAGAATAACATAAGTTTGCTTGCCAGTgctttggattttttcaaagatatCCCAGAGAAATTTGTGGCAAGTATTCTGAAGAACATTCTAGCATGCAATGCAAAACAGTTTCCCACATCTAACAAAGTAGACCAGTTCAAAAACCTCCCAAAATGCCTTCTTCCCACAGAGAGAGTAGAATTGTTAGACaaaattttaactcaaaacTTCAGCGAAACGATCTTGTTACCACATTTAAAGCTTAATTTATCCCTGGATGGAGCAATTCTGTTGTTGCAGTACATAATCTATGAACTCTCACCAGACGGGCATAAGTTACCTTCTATGAAAATCACAGAAACAGAACAATGCCTGATAAAGTGGGCCAGTCTAATAATAGATGCTAATTATCAGAAGTTCATCCTTTCCAAAGATGAGAAGATTGAGGAGCTATTGGTTAAGTGCAAAATCATTGTTGCGGATCATTTAGACATACTAGAAGAGTTAAAGGGAGTGGTGCCCGTTTTAACAAAGTTCCAATCTCTCAAGGAGGGGAAGAGTTTTATTGGTGGGGGATTGGCAGATTGTTTGTATAGTGTTGAGATCGTGgagtattga
- the LOC136347626 gene encoding choline/ethanolamine kinase — MLNLGKNKKIHGDTLEMRELAARICRDYLHGPWKKVTTQNIGFKHISGGLSNHLYHVSLPANLQNSYEDNKKSSEEPKDVLIRIYGQTHGEGALEALITESVIFTLLSERRLGPKLHGIFPGGRLEQYINARPLLTSELAEERLSVQIAEKMAALHSMEVPLHKEPTWLWNTIDRWLTTCDTKLKATTPDFIRELLNGVDLRAEAKWLKKRLEQENSPVVFCHNDMQEGNILTSLDPDKENHPQDSELIIIDFEYCSYNYRSFDIANHFIEWVFNYNEEKFPFYREDLSNYPTEKQRLTFIRSYLNSVGSREQPKKILKEVEVFTLASNLFWSLWAFINADSSEIPFGYWEYGYSRLSSYFRLKEKLCGNLNTKRKMDCLTTD; from the exons ATGCTGAACCTAGGCAAAAACAAAAAG ATCCATGGGGACACCTTGGAGATGAGAGAACTAGCCGCCAGAATATGTAGAGATTATCTTCATGGACCGTGGAAGAAAGTGACCACCCAGAACATAGGATTTAAGCATATTAG TGGGGGCCTCTCAAACCACCTCTACCACGTATCCCTCCCCGCTAACCTTCAAAACTCATACGAGGACAATAAGAAATCCAGTGAGGAACCCAAAGACGTCCTAATTCGCATCTATGGACAGACGCATGGAGAGGGTGCCCTCgaggctctcatcactgaaagTGTGATTTTCACTCTATTGAGTGAGCGAC gtttgggTCCAAAACTCCATGGTATATTTCCAGGAGGCCGTCTTGAGCAATACATTAACGCCCGGCCCCTCCTCACCTCCGAGCTTGCGGAGGAACGACTATCGGTCCAGATAGCAGAAAAAATGGCAGCATTGCACTCAATGGAG gTACCACTTCACAAAGAACCAACATGGCTGTGGAATACTATAGATCGCTGGCTCACAACGTGTGACACCAAGCTTAAGGCAACCACCCCCGATTTCATACGGGAGCTTTTAAATGGAGTGGATCTGAGAGCGGAAGctaaatggttaaaaaaaag GCTAGAGCAGGAAAACAGTCCAGTGGTATTCTGCCACAACGACATGCAGGAGGGTAATATTCTAACAAGTCTCGATCCAGACAAAGAGAACCATCCTCAAGATTCTGAACTAATCATTATAG ATTTCGAATATTGTTCCTATAATTATAGGAGTTTTGACATCGCCAACCACTTCATCGAATGGGTCTTCAACTACAACGAGGAGAAGTTCCCTTTTTACCGAGAAGACCTATCGAATTATCCTACGGAGAAGCAACGACTGACGTTCATTAG ATCATATCTAAATTCAGTGGGGTCCCGAGAGCAACCCAAGAAGATCCTAAAAGAAGTGGAGGTCTTTACCTTGGCATCGAACTTGTTCTGGTCGCTATGGGCTTTTATTAATGCGGATTCCTCAGAAATTCCTTTTGGATACTGG GAATACGGATATTCAAGACTCTCCAGTTACTTTAGACTGAAAGAAAAGCTGTGTGGCAATTTGAacactaaaagaaaaatggattgCCTAACTACGGACTGA
- the ABCD gene encoding ATP-binding cassette sub-family D member 1 gives MPSVVSKFIEKGEEAFTRNQPLLSSAVIGAALATYAYKVAYPLVESYLCKPNKETTSLNNNLVKNGFNNGKVEHRNGVKPSNGVVQSHGDPKTKSAMSKRNRLMNSIPNFNLAFILQFIKLVRIMIPSLFCTETALLGGHTMFLFLRTFLSIYVANLEGAIVKFIVRKDSNNFIKQLMKWFAVAVPATFINSMIRYLESRIALSFRTRLVEHSYKLYFKNQSYYRVTVLDGRLDNCAQRLTDDIETVASTVSHLYGQITKPCFDILLMAIALANLVKSRNSNLLIGPVIISGVVVVSALVLRLVSPRFGHLVAQEAEKKGYLRHVHGRIVSNAEEIAFYNGHKVEQSHLRSAYRILTHHLEHMFAVKLWFVMLEQFLMKYVWSGTGMIVVSLPVFLPQVIKNVRPKKRKLLALPVPDAAELVEEVVNVETVDDSVSERTQYFTTAKNLLLTGSNAVERLMSSYKDIVELAGHTARVANMFTVLEEASQGVYHKTVVAKKEKSEGFEVEFNGDQPIAKGKLNAATNNEIVLKDVPIVTPNCDVVCPALSFHLRPGQHLLITGPNGCGKSSLFRILSGLWPVYGGELTSPRNSMFYIPQRPYMVIGNLRDQIIYPDTYADMINKQITEDDLRKIMQLVYLEHIVERDTFHEVKDWTDILSGGEKQRMAVARLFYHKPKYALLDECTSAVSIDVESHMYQTAIDMGITLLTITHRPTLWKFHTHILQFDGQGYWEFSKLNCSNRLDLKKEKEELLKKINSEERTARLKEINQQLGEDDLDV, from the exons ATGCCATCGGTGGTCTCGAAGTTTATAGAAAAAGGAGAGGAGGCCTTCACCAGGAACCAGCCGCTCTTGTCAAGCGCGGTGATAGGGGCTGCCCTGGCCACTTACGCTTACAAAGTCGCCTATCCCTTGGTGGAAAGCTACCTTTGCAAGCCGAATAAGGAGACTACATCTCTCAACAACAATCTAgtcaaaaatggttttaataatggTAAGGTGGAACACAGAAACGGAGTCAAACCGTCCAATGGGGTGGTGCAATCGCACGGGGATCCGAAGACCAAATCGGCCATGTCCAAGAGGAATCGTTTGATGAACAGTATTCCTAATTTCAATTTGGCGTTCATATTGCAGTTCATTAAATTG GTAAGGATAATGATCCCAAGTTTGTTCTGCACGGAAACTGCCCTCCTTGGAGGCCACACCATGTTCCTCTTCCTAAGGACGTTCCTCAGTATTTACGTGGCTAATTTAGAAGGCGCAATCGTGAAATTCATAGTGAGAAAAGATTCCAACAACTTCATTAAACAGTTAATGAAATGGTTCGCAGTGGCCGTACCAGCCACCTTCATAAACAGTATGATACG GTACTTAGAGAGTAGAATCGCCTTGAGCTTTCGCACAAGGTTAGTGGAGCATTCTTACAAGCTGTATTTCAAGAATCAGAGCTATTATAGAGTCACGGTTCTAGATGGACGGCTGGATAATTGCGCCCAGAGGCTTACTG ATGACATAGAGACAGTTGCAAGCACTGTCTCGCATCTTTATGGCCAGATAACCAAGCCCTGTTTCGACATTTTGCTGATGGCCATCGCTCTAGCCAATTTAGTTAAATCTAggaattcaaatttgttaattggACCCGTAATTATAAGCGGGGTCGTTGTTGTATCAGCCCTAGTTTTAAG GTTAGTGTCTCCTCGCTTTGGCCACCTCGTAGCCCAAGAAGCGGAGAAGAAAGGTTATTTGCGCCACGTCCATGGCCGCATTGTCTCAAATGCTGAAGAAATAGCCTTCTACAATGGTCACAAAGTAGAACAGAGCCATTTGCGGAGTGCCTACAGAATTCTGACCCATCATCTCGAGCATATGTTTGCTGTTAAGCTCTGGTTCGTTATGCTGGAGCAGTTTTTGATGAAATACGTTTGGTCTGGAACGGGCATGATTGTGGTTTCCTTGCCAGTATTCCTCCCTCAAGTCATCAAGAACGTTCGTCCGAAGAAGCGAAAATTGTTAGCCCTTCCAGTGCCCGACGCAGCTGAATTAGTCGAAGAGGTTGTTAATGTGGAAACAGTGGATGATTCAGTGTCCGAGAGAACTCAGTACTTTACCACGGCGAAGAACTTGCTGCTCACCGGGTCTAATGCGGTTGAAAGGCTTATGAGTAGTTATAAAG atatagtGGAATTAGCCGGGCATACTGCAAGGGTCGCCAATATGTTTACCGTCCTAGAAGAAGCTAGTCAAGGGGTCTATCACAAAACTGTTGTGGCCAAAAAGGAGAAATCCGAAGGATTTGAAGTGGAGTTCAATGGAGATCAACCTATTGCCAAAG GCAAACTAAATGCGGCCACGAATAACGAGATTGTGTTAAAAGACGTTCCAATCGTGACTCCGAACTGTGATGTGGTGTGTCCGGCCTTGAGCTTTCATTTGAGACCCGGACAGCATTTACTTATAACGG GCCCGAACGGGTGTGGAAAATCCAGTTTGTTTCGCATTTTAAGTGGACTATGGCCTGTTTATGGAGGAGAGTTGACTTCGCCTAGGAACTCAATGTTTTACATTCCTCAAAGGCCTTATATGGTTATAG GCAATCTCCGGGATCAAATCATCTACCCCGATACGTACGCAGATATGATCAACAAGCAAATAACCGAAGATGATCTGCGGAAAATCATGCAGTTGGTGTATTTGGAACATATTGTGGAACGGGATACCTTCCATGAAGTTAAGGACTGGACTGATATTTTGTCAGGTGGGGAGAAGCAGCGGATGGCGGTTGCTAGGCTTTTCTATCACAA GCCAAAATATGCGCTGCTCGACGAGTGCACCTCCGCAGTTTCCATCGATGTGGAAAGCCACATGTATCAGACTGCAATCGACATGGGCATCACCCTTCTAACGATCACTCATCGTCCCACACTTTG GAAATTCCACACTCACATTCTTCAATTCGACGGTCAAGGATATTGGGAGTTTTCTAAGTTGAATTGTTCTAACCGATTGGATctcaaaaaagagaaagaggAATTGCTGAAGAAGATAAATAGCGAGGAACGAACTGCGAGACTGAAAGAGATCAATCAACAGCTGGGTGAAGACGATTTGGATGTTTGA
- the Nup93-1 gene encoding nuclear pore complex protein Nup93, which translates to MSDFSDLLQEAEKLTNEIEGTTELPKVERSLKQVLEDSNDLYSRVAQTGSKDIQANLLLGSKGIDLPKIVQKLESISTKRTFEPIEPIDDLDIANKLQNEIRNKILEAFDSGYNEMVKSTFDNAWEHQQSEWKQEKLKILNALGGRSGMPIEVGKHQSILVEKPTVSLSYMGPSEAIYASKIIEYNNDIVRGMPKTNLVNVFCSLAREFKDSKVKDMWEILKYMIQLSPFPQSEDPILGRYSKSIIYDLVCQGKKYLEDRYKTFMNNIVNENLAQAMRGGIPGTYPLVKSFVGLRFQGEYLGLRDGMIDDQPLWPMVYYCLRSGDISAAIHCLKKSNLVEHSEILTILESNLNNPTNPDIAKLEENIRFTYRRFVRNETDPFKRIVWAALGCCDISDEHSEVARTADDYLWLKLSLVRVDYSKEDCIKYNDLQQVILEEYGESHYDAFNQPHLYFQVLALTGQFEAAIEFLSRVPQYKVHAVHMAIALNELYLLGGSHDNSAPLIFIDPADPKPARRLNLARLIMIYVRAFEFHCPNEAIHYFYFLRNYKDAEEKSFFKVCVADLALETKEYERILGKMLRSGLRGKGLIDQFVDSEVTADSVAELIGSALVKKGLYEEAVDIFDIANNQEEILTYLNSLLSQVVQSQSEPGSLRARLQERSLTLAERFSKEGYRCSASLVTSYLKLKDLLNFFDLYHAKEYPQALKVLTEAQLIPLSQEEIVDRVKTFKALTVDVCKVIPDVLLATMNMLFAQYQKIRANNEYIPSRYYDGSIDMQLNRLRQQGKAITNFAGMLPYRMPGDTNSRLIQMEILMH; encoded by the exons ATGTCAGATTTCTCAGACCTCTTACAGGAAGCCGAGAAGCTTACTAATGAAATAGAAGGAACCACTGAGCTTCCGAAAGTAGAGAGATCATTGAAACAAGTATTAGAAGACTCTAACGATTTATATTCACGTGTAGCTCAGACTGGCTCAAAAGACATCCAAGC CAATCTATTACTTGGCTCTAAAGGCATCGATTTACCCAAAATAGTCCAAAAATTGGAATCAATTAGCACCAAACGTACTTTTGAACCCATAGAACCAATAGATGATTTGGACATTGccaataaattacaaaatgaaattcgcaacaaaattttagaagCTTTTGATTCTGGCTATAATGAG ATGGTAAAATCAACATTTGACAATGCCTGGGAGCATCAGCAATCTGAGTGGAagcaagaaaaattaaaaattctaaatgcCTTAGGAGGGCGCTCAGGCATGCCAATTGAAGTAGGTAAACATCAGAGTATCCTTGTAGAAAAACCCACTGTTAGTCTATCATATATGGGCCCTAGTGAGGCCATTTATGCCTCCAAGATAATAGAGTACAATAACGATATTGTCAGAGGAATGCCCAAAACAAATCTCGTTAATGTGTTTTGCAGTCTTGCCCGTGAATTTAAAGATTct AAAGTAAAAGATATGTGGGAAATACTTAAATATATGATCCAGTTATCACCATTTCCACAATCTGAAGATCCAATCCTTGGTAGATACAGTAAGagtattatttatgatttaGTTTGTCaaggaaagaaatatttggaaGATAG atataaaacTTTCATGAATAATATTGTAAATGAGAACTTGGCCCAAGCAATGAGGGGTGGTATACCAGGAACTTATCCATTGGTGAAAAGTTTTGTTGGGTTGAGGTTTCAAGGAGAATATTTAGGACTGCGGGATGGAATGATAGATGATCAACCTTTATGGCCAATG GTTTACTACTGTCTGCGATCAGGCGACATCTCAGCTGCCATTCACTGCCTGAAAAAGAGTAACCTAGTAGAGCACTCAGAAATCCTCACTATCCTAGAATCAAATCTTAATAATCCTACAAACCCAGACATAGCAAAACTAGAGGAAAACATACGGTTTACCTACCGGAGGTTTGTTCGAAACGAAACCGACCCTTTTAAGAGGATTGTGTGGGCTGCATTGGGTTGTTGTGATATTTCTGATGAACACTCTGAAGTAGCCAGAACTGCTGATGATTATTTGTGGTTAAAACTCAGTTTAGTTCGGGTGGATTACAGCAAGGAGGATTGCATTAAGTATAATGATTTACAG CAAGTAATTCTGGAAGAATATGGGGAATCCCATTATGACGCTTTTAATCAGCCTCATCTCTACTTCCAAGTGCTGGCGCTGACCGGCCAATTTGAAGCGGCCATTGAGTTTTTATCCAGAGTTCCACAGTACAAAGTTCACGCAGTTCACATGGCTATAGCTTTAAACGAACTTTATCTTTTGGGAGGCTCTCACGACAACAGTGCCCCACTTA ttttcatCGACCCAGCTGATCCAAAACCAGCTCGCAGACTCAATTTAGCTCGACTAATCATGATTTACGTCCGAGCCTTTGAGTTTCACTGCCCGAATGAAGCAATTCATTATTTCTACTTCCTAAGAAACTACAAGGATGCAGAAGAGAAGAGTTTCTTTAAAGTTTGCGTTGCAGATTTAGCTTTAGAAACCAAGGAATACGAGCGGATTTTAGGCAAAATGTTGCGCAGTGGTCTTCGGGGTAAAGGCTTGATCGATCAGTTTGTTGATTCTGAAGTTACAGCTGATAGTGTGGCTGAATTGATTGGCAGTGCTTTGGTCAAAAAGGGGTTATACGAGGAGGCCgttgatatttttgatatagCTAAC aatcaGGAAGAAATATTGACTTATTTGAACTCACTTCTCTCCCAAGTTGTTCAATCACAAAGCGAACCTGGCTCATTAAGAGCTAGATTACAAGAACGATCTCTGACATTAGCTGAAAGATTTTCAAAAGAGG GTTATCGTTGCTCCGCTTCTCTGGTCACTTCATACCTGAAACTCAAAGATCTTCTCAACTTCTTTGATTTATACCATGCCAAAGAGTATCCGCAGGCCCTTAAGGTGCTCACGGAGGCGCAGCTGATACCATTAAGCCAAGAGGAGATTGTGGATAGAGTAAAAACCTTCAAAGCCCTCACTGTAGACGTCTGCAAAGTGATTCCAGATGTTTTGCTGGCCACCATGAATATGTTATTTGCACAATACCAAAAAATTAGAGCGAATAATGAGTACATTCCCAGCAGATACTATGATGGATCTATCGACATG CAATTAAATCGCTTACGGCAGCAAGGAAAGGCGATTACGAATTTTGCGGGTATGTTGCCATATCGAATGCCAGGAGATACCAATAGCCGCCTGATTCAAATGGAAATTCTTAtgcattaa